In Granulicella sibirica, the following proteins share a genomic window:
- a CDS encoding response regulator has protein sequence MEIRVLIIDDHPIMRVGVAAMMAHCKDMKAVAFAGTGEEGLKYLAGQPVDIVLLDLRLPGISGLQTLLEIGRKHPDTRVIILTTYEGDEDVHRSLKAGARGYLIKGLPTETLVAAIRKVHGGGKYVPVPLSKSLAERTAETCLSPRECEVLEMLAQGKSNREIGLALGIRESTVKCHVSVILTRLDVNDRTQAVVVGLQRGFLHLYKPA, from the coding sequence ATGGAGATTAGGGTTCTAATCATCGATGATCATCCCATTATGCGGGTTGGCGTAGCAGCCATGATGGCCCATTGCAAAGACATGAAAGCGGTCGCCTTTGCGGGCACTGGCGAGGAAGGATTAAAGTATCTGGCTGGTCAGCCGGTCGACATCGTCCTTCTTGACTTGCGTTTACCTGGAATAAGTGGATTGCAGACGCTCTTGGAAATCGGTCGCAAGCATCCTGACACGCGGGTTATTATCCTCACCACCTATGAAGGTGACGAAGACGTCCATCGCAGCCTGAAGGCCGGCGCGAGAGGCTATCTGATCAAGGGGTTGCCGACGGAGACGCTTGTGGCCGCGATACGCAAAGTGCATGGAGGCGGGAAATATGTGCCTGTACCGTTGTCAAAGTCTTTGGCAGAGCGAACGGCCGAGACGTGTCTGAGCCCACGTGAATGCGAAGTTCTGGAGATGCTTGCCCAAGGCAAATCCAACAGGGAGATTGGGCTTGCCTTGGGAATACGAGAATCGACGGTGAAGTGCCACGTCAGCGTAATCCTTACAAGGCTTGATGTGAATGACCGTACGCAGGCAGTCGTAGTGGGCTTGCAACGTGGTTTCCTCCACCTCTATAAACCGGCTTGA
- a CDS encoding DUF5615 family PIN-like protein — protein sequence MTFLIDECLHLSLVGVAEERNHQAHYLVYLGMQGWKDPDVLKRAAERDCTLVTNNAADFRRLYAELDLHAGLIIIVPNVTPKRQQSLFEAVLGHLGKRALVNTVVEVAFEEDQIAIIEYDLPD from the coding sequence ATGACCTTTCTGATCGACGAATGCCTTCATCTATCCCTCGTGGGCGTGGCGGAAGAGCGGAACCACCAAGCGCATTACCTTGTTTATCTAGGAATGCAGGGATGGAAAGATCCCGATGTGTTGAAAAGGGCTGCCGAGCGGGACTGCACGCTCGTGACCAACAATGCCGCAGACTTCCGTCGTTTGTATGCGGAGCTGGATCTCCACGCAGGGCTAATCATCATTGTTCCGAACGTGACACCGAAGCGGCAACAGTCACTTTTTGAGGCAGTCTTAGGTCATCTGGGTAAGCGAGCTTTGGTGAACACCGTAGTAGAAGTTGCGTTTGAGGAAGATCAAATTGCCATCATTGAGTACGACTTGCCAGATTAA
- a CDS encoding RHS repeat domain-containing protein gives MGGIVIAFGIGASGYRMMNHGSSSRPRPWSHGGAVALPSELSGTGRIYLLQLGSHKDPYAVVEMASWLRGTYSLDTQVLPPEPLSDATYDHSRHSYVAERINDQIKRDHPGLAADPNAVLIGFTDDKMYSVTERYSDTFSQRDHRTAIISSEGMQYKTWFGRGANWKTPTSVLLQNRLRRILLKDVAVLFWHLPLNDDPGSLLYYRLNPNLPGNDVFESDLDPVHSPWGLYVADPCIVFTHSPESSLTITNPLIQQCDYAESAGSLQSALATPDHPPDTSEERIELRLANGLLTEKHTDFFLPGAIPIRLERATSSRWQMASAFGMSGSHNYDRYLGSFDGMRHMVIASAGSSDVGLTRHPSWLPLLLLNTWVDSDLSGSALKLRWVASPAEHFDLTRYNGEVDSYLPCTDVEVCYLNAYEDATGQKLIFERDSQRNLLSLRASSGSWVRLTHDSNPEVKIRVTEISDSQGRKVKYAYNQRGQLSEAAYPSGEVLSYEYDGAQNLLSVASSLGGGPKLPLITNRYERGHLVAQTLTDGHTYRYAFLEVSNGVIARAQVTAPDGTLFQIAFGRDGAAIHADEQGSEHSLTKVARTSFGALPQTEVTTPLIRM, from the coding sequence ATGGGCGGAATTGTGATTGCATTCGGGATCGGCGCTTCGGGATATCGAATGATGAACCACGGCTCGAGCTCACGACCCAGGCCGTGGAGTCACGGCGGCGCGGTTGCGCTGCCGAGCGAACTCTCCGGGACAGGACGAATCTATCTGCTCCAACTCGGTTCCCACAAGGATCCATATGCCGTTGTCGAGATGGCGAGTTGGCTTCGTGGGACCTACTCGCTCGACACCCAGGTGCTACCGCCAGAGCCGCTGAGCGATGCCACCTATGATCACTCTCGTCACAGCTACGTCGCAGAGCGAATCAACGATCAGATCAAGCGCGACCACCCTGGCCTGGCGGCAGATCCGAATGCTGTTCTCATCGGGTTCACCGACGATAAAATGTATTCGGTGACGGAACGCTACAGCGACACCTTCTCGCAACGCGACCACCGCACCGCCATCATCTCCTCCGAGGGCATGCAATATAAGACGTGGTTCGGTCGGGGGGCAAACTGGAAGACTCCGACTTCGGTGCTGCTGCAAAACCGTCTTCGGCGCATCCTTCTTAAGGACGTCGCAGTCCTGTTCTGGCATCTGCCGCTCAATGATGACCCTGGCAGCCTCCTCTACTACCGCCTTAATCCGAATCTTCCCGGCAACGACGTCTTCGAGTCCGATCTTGATCCAGTCCATTCACCCTGGGGCCTGTACGTCGCCGATCCTTGCATCGTCTTCACTCATAGCCCGGAATCGTCTCTGACGATCACAAATCCACTCATCCAGCAGTGTGATTATGCTGAGAGCGCTGGTTCGCTGCAATCCGCCCTCGCCACGCCGGATCATCCGCCGGACACCTCTGAGGAGCGCATCGAACTCCGTCTTGCCAATGGACTGCTCACCGAAAAACATACCGATTTTTTCCTGCCCGGCGCTATTCCAATTAGGCTGGAACGTGCCACCAGCAGTCGCTGGCAGATGGCATCGGCTTTCGGTATGAGCGGCAGCCATAACTACGATCGCTATCTCGGCTCCTTCGACGGAATGCGGCACATGGTAATCGCGAGCGCTGGAAGCAGCGATGTCGGACTCACGCGACATCCTTCGTGGCTGCCTCTGCTGCTGCTCAACACATGGGTTGATTCAGATTTGTCGGGCAGTGCGCTCAAGCTGCGTTGGGTAGCCAGTCCGGCAGAACACTTCGATCTGACCCGCTACAACGGTGAGGTTGACTCCTACCTGCCCTGCACCGACGTCGAGGTCTGCTACCTCAACGCCTACGAGGATGCGACCGGACAAAAGCTCATCTTCGAGCGTGACTCGCAACGCAACCTGCTGAGTCTTCGCGCCTCCAGTGGAAGCTGGGTGCGGCTGACCCACGATTCAAATCCCGAAGTAAAGATCCGTGTCACGGAGATAAGCGATAGCCAGGGGCGCAAGGTGAAGTATGCCTATAACCAGAGAGGCCAGCTGTCGGAGGCGGCCTATCCCTCGGGCGAAGTGCTGAGCTATGAGTACGACGGCGCCCAAAACCTGCTCAGCGTAGCGTCTAGTCTCGGCGGCGGGCCGAAGCTGCCACTCATCACCAATCGCTACGAACGCGGCCATCTGGTCGCTCAGACGTTGACTGACGGACATACCTACAGGTACGCCTTCCTGGAAGTCTCAAACGGTGTGATCGCCCGCGCTCAGGTCACAGCTCCAGACGGCACGCTATTTCAGATCGCGTTCGGCCGGGATGGAGCAGCCATCCACGCGGATGAGCAAGGGTCGGAGCATTCGCTTACGAAGGTTGCGCGTACGAGTTTCGGGGCGCTGCCGCAGACCGAAGTGACGACACCTCTCATACGGATGTAG
- a CDS encoding DUF1569 domain-containing protein, with protein sequence MKNLFDPALLKDIKQRIGRLDPDSERQWGQMPVTQMLSHCTAGLQMAMGVINPRRAPFPGNIIGPLIKPMVFGNDKPMRRNSPSVPELFSEISTASEFDRERNELTETVERFASMGESCCSQHPHPFFGQLKPHQWAILMYKHLDHHLSQFGV encoded by the coding sequence ATGAAAAATCTCTTCGATCCTGCTCTGCTCAAAGACATAAAGCAACGCATAGGCCGTCTAGACCCCGACAGTGAACGGCAATGGGGTCAGATGCCGGTCACTCAAATGCTTTCGCATTGCACTGCTGGCCTTCAGATGGCCATGGGCGTCATCAATCCGAGGCGGGCGCCCTTTCCTGGGAATATAATCGGCCCACTCATCAAACCGATGGTTTTCGGCAATGATAAGCCGATGCGGCGTAACTCGCCCTCTGTGCCGGAACTTTTCTCGGAGATCTCCACAGCAAGCGAGTTCGACCGGGAGCGGAACGAACTTACCGAAACCGTCGAGAGATTCGCTTCAATGGGCGAATCGTGCTGCTCGCAACATCCACATCCTTTCTTCGGGCAGCTCAAACCACATCAGTGGGCGATCCTCATGTACAAGCACCTTGACCACCACTTGTCGCAGTTCGGTGTCTAG
- a CDS encoding DUF433 domain-containing protein, which translates to MVTVDENVMRGAPVVAGTRIPVAALWEMLAQGATAEEIADGHPSLSAEQVRLAPVYVAAHPRRGRPASRPWAENSTQIRKTLVPIGAARER; encoded by the coding sequence ATGGTCACCGTGGATGAAAATGTAATGCGTGGCGCTCCGGTCGTTGCCGGCACTCGAATCCCTGTTGCCGCCCTATGGGAAATGCTTGCCCAAGGCGCGACTGCTGAAGAGATCGCGGACGGTCATCCGTCTTTGAGCGCCGAACAGGTTCGACTGGCTCCTGTTTACGTCGCTGCTCATCCTCGTCGGGGCCGGCCAGCGTCCCGGCCATGGGCAGAGAACTCGACCCAAATTAGAAAGACCCTGGTTCCGATTGGAGCGGCAAGGGAACGATGA
- a CDS encoding sensor histidine kinase, which translates to MQKYLLSILVFRSARIGWAQRTRRASLSSPVLHLCWLCLFALLSSAAQKKTPGNMLAEFGFQNGQHTYSVDSWQRGDGLPGQTVNAVVESPDGYLWVGTDSGLARFDGTRFRNFTRANTPAIADDNIRHLLVARDGSIWIGTDGGGVVKYSSGNFRSYISRSIPGSAFVLGLYESPDRVIWVSTDAGLFRVQDDHLVLANQELGVPAVSSTEATKDRSAVDAVLEDRSGRIWIGGSQLFASIQGHAREFVLDPKDSRTHIRALLESHDGSIWAGTIEGLFCLPPGALEFIRINGPRGTIRTLYEDQSGDLWAGSITDGVYIIRDRKVARLAETKTHIDNTVLSISGDSEHSIWVGTRKGLTRLSASSMRVLQFPANADSDFGTISMDAGGDLWAPSSELFHVHGDNVTRRRIAGVRGSLIRGVYHARDHSMWIGTNGSGLYHVTSIGTVHYDTSQGLVNNYIRCVTEARDGSIWIGTDGGMSHLSHDVFRSFKESNGLTFNSIRSIVEDRSGDIWIGTDHGLSHMRSGAFLSDTATLALAQAKVWSILEDSEGMWFGTAGAGLYWYSAGNVTRFGTAEGLVSDTIYCILQDNRGRLWLSSPYAVMLMDRDELTHEPTSAHSLISVRTFTANRASGIAQLYGGTQPSGVLLHGDGAAFPATHGVWSIQPDQDAKPAIAHLHIDSVAVDGKTVVPEGFLRLPARNGRVEISYELVSLHPQDRWRFRYKLDGFDPDWILAKPDQRIATYTNVPPGHYVFHVELWGGGRDSSKVAAALGVFKERSVYDTVWFRTVGILALAGLLVLAYYTRLNRLHKHFQIVVAERTRIAQEMHDTVLQGCASVSALLHAASSGDVEDTESRLHMIQYASTQLRATMDEARQTIMDLRTDKQQGVALISVLEDMTRRSTREHGVETSLLVEGEVLSLGPRAAHSLAMSVREAIFNAILHARPQSIKVTLRFLPTILEIVIADDGLGFHPQAVQPQDHFGIQGMRERISGFGGQLQIQSALGAGTVVRITLPLTGVLTKL; encoded by the coding sequence ATGCAGAAGTATTTGTTGTCCATCCTCGTGTTTCGCTCTGCTCGAATCGGTTGGGCACAAAGAACGCGTCGCGCTTCCTTAAGTAGTCCAGTCCTTCATCTCTGCTGGCTCTGCTTATTTGCTCTTCTCTCTTCTGCCGCGCAGAAGAAGACACCAGGCAACATGCTCGCTGAGTTCGGATTCCAGAACGGACAACACACGTACTCGGTTGATTCGTGGCAGAGGGGCGACGGACTTCCTGGCCAGACGGTAAATGCCGTTGTCGAATCGCCGGACGGATACCTGTGGGTTGGGACTGACAGCGGGTTGGCGCGTTTTGATGGCACCCGATTCCGCAACTTCACCCGGGCGAACACGCCAGCCATAGCCGACGACAACATTCGGCACCTGTTGGTCGCCCGCGATGGAAGCATATGGATTGGAACGGATGGCGGAGGAGTGGTTAAATACAGCAGCGGTAACTTTCGCAGCTACATCTCGAGAAGCATCCCTGGGAGCGCCTTCGTGCTTGGGCTGTACGAAAGCCCTGATCGAGTCATCTGGGTCTCTACGGACGCAGGCCTGTTCCGAGTGCAAGATGATCACCTTGTCCTTGCAAACCAGGAGCTGGGCGTGCCCGCAGTCTCGTCTACTGAGGCCACGAAAGATCGTTCCGCTGTGGATGCAGTCTTAGAAGATCGTTCCGGCCGGATATGGATTGGTGGATCGCAACTCTTCGCCAGCATCCAAGGGCATGCGCGGGAATTTGTTCTTGATCCGAAAGATAGCCGTACTCATATTCGGGCGCTGCTGGAGTCCCATGACGGTTCAATATGGGCAGGCACCATTGAAGGTCTCTTTTGCCTTCCTCCCGGAGCTTTGGAGTTCATCCGCATCAACGGACCACGGGGAACGATTCGCACGCTGTATGAAGACCAAAGCGGCGACCTGTGGGCAGGCTCTATCACCGATGGGGTCTACATTATCCGCGATCGGAAGGTTGCACGTCTTGCCGAGACCAAGACGCACATAGACAATACAGTCCTGTCGATCTCAGGAGACAGTGAACACAGCATCTGGGTTGGTACCCGGAAGGGCCTGACGCGTCTTAGCGCGTCTTCTATGCGTGTGCTTCAATTTCCTGCTAACGCCGACTCCGACTTTGGGACAATCTCAATGGATGCTGGGGGAGATCTGTGGGCACCTTCCTCCGAACTCTTTCATGTCCATGGAGATAACGTCACGCGCCGCCGCATTGCTGGCGTAAGGGGTTCTCTGATCCGCGGCGTGTACCACGCCCGCGATCATTCCATGTGGATCGGGACCAACGGAAGCGGGCTTTACCATGTAACTTCGATTGGAACCGTTCATTATGACACCAGCCAGGGCTTGGTCAATAACTACATCCGGTGCGTTACAGAAGCACGAGACGGCAGCATTTGGATCGGTACTGACGGCGGGATGTCACACCTAAGTCATGATGTGTTTCGGTCGTTTAAGGAAAGTAATGGGCTGACATTCAACAGCATCCGTTCCATTGTGGAAGACCGTAGTGGAGACATTTGGATTGGAACCGACCATGGCCTCAGTCACATGAGGAGCGGCGCGTTCCTAAGTGACACCGCCACACTAGCTTTGGCACAAGCAAAGGTGTGGTCGATTCTTGAGGATTCTGAGGGTATGTGGTTCGGAACGGCTGGCGCGGGGCTTTACTGGTACTCGGCTGGCAACGTTACTAGATTCGGAACAGCCGAAGGTTTAGTCAGCGACACGATTTATTGCATTCTTCAGGATAACCGTGGGCGATTGTGGCTCAGCAGCCCATACGCCGTAATGCTGATGGATCGTGACGAATTGACCCATGAACCAACTTCGGCGCACAGTTTGATTTCCGTCCGCACCTTCACTGCGAATCGGGCTTCCGGCATCGCGCAGCTATACGGCGGCACACAGCCTTCGGGTGTACTCTTGCACGGTGATGGAGCTGCGTTTCCCGCAACGCACGGGGTGTGGAGCATCCAGCCAGACCAGGACGCAAAACCAGCCATAGCCCATTTGCATATCGATTCAGTTGCCGTGGACGGCAAAACTGTGGTTCCGGAAGGGTTTCTAAGACTACCCGCGAGGAACGGCAGAGTGGAAATCTCGTACGAATTGGTTTCCCTTCACCCGCAGGACCGATGGCGATTTCGCTACAAGCTGGATGGTTTCGACCCAGACTGGATCCTGGCGAAACCCGATCAGCGGATTGCCACCTATACAAACGTCCCACCTGGGCACTATGTGTTTCATGTCGAGCTATGGGGCGGTGGCCGGGATTCATCGAAGGTGGCTGCGGCCCTCGGCGTTTTCAAGGAACGGTCGGTTTACGATACTGTCTGGTTTCGCACCGTCGGTATTCTGGCCCTCGCAGGCCTTCTTGTTCTGGCTTACTATACGCGGCTTAATCGGTTGCATAAGCACTTTCAGATAGTCGTTGCGGAGAGAACACGTATCGCGCAAGAGATGCATGACACGGTCTTACAAGGATGTGCCAGTGTGTCTGCTCTCCTGCATGCAGCCTCAAGCGGCGACGTTGAAGACACTGAATCCCGCCTTCACATGATTCAGTATGCATCGACTCAACTAAGGGCGACCATGGATGAGGCTCGTCAGACAATTATGGACTTGAGGACGGACAAGCAGCAGGGCGTCGCATTGATTTCTGTTCTTGAAGACATGACGAGACGAAGCACGCGGGAGCACGGGGTAGAGACGTCCTTACTTGTGGAGGGAGAGGTGCTTTCGTTAGGGCCACGAGCAGCCCATTCGCTCGCCATGTCGGTGCGGGAAGCTATCTTCAACGCTATTCTGCACGCGCGTCCCCAATCCATCAAGGTGACTCTTCGCTTTCTGCCGACCATCCTGGAGATCGTCATTGCGGACGATGGCTTAGGATTTCACCCCCAAGCTGTGCAACCACAGGATCACTTTGGCATCCAGGGCATGCGGGAGCGGATTTCCGGTTTCGGCGGCCAACTGCAGATTCAAAGTGCATTGGGAGCGGGAACTGTGGTCCGCATCACACTTCCACTTACTGGCGTGCTAACCAAGCTTTGA
- a CDS encoding acyltransferase family protein — MHPLQSARFHGLDTLRSVAIVAVMLFHLQDVLPEKMVLVEQYGWMGVDLFFVLSGFLIGNQLLKSYANGEKFSISLFYQRRMFRIVPAYVAVLLLYLWVPAWREEPGLAPAWEFFTFTENIFFQPQYRAFSHAWSLCVEEHFYLILPLLVMAMMRRRSFRRTSYLLAFVVAFGLAARAVAITHITDRYFVRIYYQTYMRLDGLSVGVTLALVKNFRPQWWKSLSRHGHASLLSGMVLVLAVMWMFRNNGLGKLTGSPAWGTVVGYPLLACGLGLIVASSLSTEGLLNRYRIPGTQLLATLAFSLYLTHKEIVHMDQIYFPTLTVGRSFEASVVFLTTCFAAAGVLHLLIERPFMQLRDMVESRSSRSAEERMRAEPAL; from the coding sequence ATGCATCCACTCCAGTCCGCGCGATTCCATGGCCTCGACACTCTTCGTTCTGTCGCAATCGTAGCTGTGATGCTCTTTCATCTCCAGGATGTTCTCCCTGAGAAAATGGTCCTTGTTGAGCAATACGGCTGGATGGGTGTCGACCTTTTCTTCGTTCTAAGCGGCTTTCTGATCGGGAATCAGCTACTCAAGTCTTACGCAAACGGGGAGAAATTCTCCATAAGTCTTTTTTACCAGCGGCGGATGTTTCGCATCGTTCCTGCTTACGTCGCCGTGCTGCTGCTCTATCTGTGGGTTCCAGCTTGGCGAGAAGAACCGGGCCTTGCACCTGCCTGGGAATTCTTCACTTTCACTGAAAACATTTTCTTTCAACCTCAGTACCGAGCGTTTTCACACGCATGGTCCCTCTGCGTTGAGGAACATTTCTATCTGATTCTTCCTTTACTCGTGATGGCGATGATGCGTCGACGCTCGTTCCGACGAACGTCCTACTTACTAGCCTTTGTAGTTGCGTTTGGCCTAGCGGCTCGTGCGGTTGCGATCACGCACATCACAGACAGGTACTTCGTTCGTATCTACTACCAGACGTACATGCGTCTCGATGGGCTTTCCGTAGGTGTCACTCTGGCGCTCGTGAAGAACTTTCGTCCGCAGTGGTGGAAGTCGCTTAGCCGGCATGGCCACGCATCTCTCCTCTCGGGTATGGTTCTCGTACTCGCCGTCATGTGGATGTTCCGCAATAATGGTCTTGGAAAATTGACCGGATCTCCCGCGTGGGGAACGGTGGTCGGGTACCCACTTCTTGCGTGCGGCTTAGGTCTCATCGTGGCATCTAGCCTGAGCACTGAAGGCTTGCTAAACCGTTACCGAATACCGGGTACACAGTTGCTGGCGACACTTGCTTTCAGTCTCTATCTCACCCATAAAGAGATCGTCCACATGGACCAGATTTACTTTCCCACGCTCACTGTTGGGAGAAGCTTTGAAGCGAGCGTTGTTTTTCTTACAACCTGCTTCGCTGCTGCCGGTGTACTGCATTTACTGATCGAGCGCCCATTTATGCAGTTGAGGGATATGGTCGAATCCAGATCAAGCCGCTCTGCTGAAGAGCGAATGCGGGCGGAACCAGCGCTGTAA
- a CDS encoding DUF7674 family protein, producing the protein MAQTLRPLAFGIICHMSRVKNGIAESYPSLATSTVFLPAEESSDLRLMGELAAHAIDLFEAGDVEDVRPAFHLAELFLASTLEAERDAAALGFLETIQNIASHRTYGMAAFEQFLGAESQVALAKLMEVWRGKASLAEANFSEGVVGERGKPRVAQNHRANDSRVAFPQKS; encoded by the coding sequence ATGGCTCAGACACTGCGTCCCTTGGCCTTTGGTATCATCTGCCACATGTCGCGAGTGAAGAACGGGATTGCTGAGAGCTACCCCTCTCTGGCAACAAGTACAGTCTTCCTCCCAGCTGAAGAATCATCGGATCTGCGGTTGATGGGCGAACTCGCCGCCCATGCGATAGATCTGTTCGAGGCTGGCGACGTGGAAGACGTTCGACCCGCATTCCACTTAGCCGAGCTGTTCCTTGCTTCTACTCTTGAGGCAGAACGTGATGCAGCAGCACTCGGCTTTCTCGAGACCATTCAAAACATAGCGTCTCATCGAACCTATGGGATGGCAGCCTTTGAACAGTTCTTGGGTGCCGAATCCCAGGTTGCGTTGGCTAAACTCATGGAAGTATGGCGAGGAAAGGCAAGTCTTGCCGAAGCGAACTTCTCCGAAGGAGTTGTTGGAGAACGTGGAAAACCCAGAGTTGCACAAAATCATCGAGCAAATGACTCGCGAGTAGCGTTCCCGCAAAAGTCTTAG
- a CDS encoding TlpA family protein disulfide reductase — translation MPTILRRVVLALLTLTVLSIIIGFVFLKFVVHKIASNEQPPQLAYNPQSAPDLVYRTLDGVPLHLSSTKGKVVFLDLWGTWCIQCIAEMPTVQKLYDHYRNDPNVEFLIVSRMDSPTAVRSYARRNHLNLPFYLTHDDDIPPSMQLHQFPSTFLYDRDGRMVAKHTAAADWSAPSVIAFIDQLKSR, via the coding sequence GTGCCGACGATTCTACGCAGAGTGGTACTCGCTCTCCTGACGCTCACCGTCCTCAGCATCATCATCGGCTTCGTCTTTCTTAAATTTGTTGTACACAAGATCGCCTCCAACGAGCAGCCTCCCCAGCTCGCTTACAATCCGCAATCCGCTCCTGACCTCGTCTACCGTACCCTTGATGGCGTGCCCCTTCACCTCTCCTCCACGAAGGGCAAGGTGGTCTTCCTCGATCTCTGGGGGACCTGGTGCATCCAGTGCATAGCCGAAATGCCCACAGTCCAGAAGCTGTACGACCACTATCGCAACGATCCCAATGTAGAGTTCCTCATTGTGTCCCGCATGGACTCACCGACCGCCGTCCGCTCCTATGCACGCCGTAACCATCTCAACCTGCCCTTCTATCTGACCCACGACGACGACATCCCACCCAGCATGCAGCTCCACCAATTCCCCTCAACCTTCCTATACGACCGCGACGGTCGCATGGTAGCCAAACACACCGCCGCTGCCGACTGGTCTGCCCCCTCGGTCATTGCCTTCATCGACCAGCTGAAATCCCGATAG